Genomic DNA from Paenibacillus borealis:
AGCTGACGTTCGTTGCCGAAGGCAAAGGGTTTCATTATATCGGGCAGAAGGCTCAGCAGACCGGCAAGGGGCAGCTGTACTTCATTCCCGTCGGGGTCTCCCATGTCTTCCGTCCGTCTTCACCCAGTACTCTCCGGGAGCCGCTCGTTGTCTACAATTGTTTGTTTAAGCCGGAGCTGCTGGACAACCTTACCGCCTTGATCCCGGACCCGCCGATTGCCTCCTACCTGGAGCAGATCCGTAATCATCAGCTGCCCGCATTCTCCGTGACGGATCTGAACGGCTCCATCGAGAGCCTGTTTCTGGCCCTTCACCGGGAGTATCATCTTCCGCAGACCGGTTCCGGCAGCTACCTGCTGACCCTGTTCATCCAGCTGCTGGTGAGCATATACCGGCTGGGGCATGACGAGGTTCAGTTTCCCCTGAATAAGCAGACCCACTTCCTGCAGATCATGAATTATGTTAATCAGGAGTATGCACAGGAAATTACGCTGACGTCCCTCTCCCGCAGCTTCGATTGGAGCGAACGCCATCTCCAGCGTCTGTTCAAGGCGCATACCGGTCAGACCTTCCATCATTATCTGCAGAATATCCGGATTCAGAAAAGCTGTCTGCTGCTGGTTCAGCAGCCCCAGGCACCGGTTCAGCTTGTCGCCGAGCAGGCCGGCTACCGTGATCTCAAAGCCTTCAATCAGGTGTTCAAGCGGATTATCGGCACTACTCCGGGGAGCTACCGTCAGGCATTCAGCAGGAAGCAACGGGAGGCACAAGAGCTGGAGGAGTAAGCGGAAGCTTTAGCGGGTACTCAAAATGATTGATGTTAGCTGAAAATAGTGTTAGTCTATCAACGGCAAACTCAACATCTATGCTCCTCAATACCTACTAAGATCGTGACAAATTTTGTAATAAAGAAAGGTAACACTATGATAAAAGCGGAACAATTATCCTTTTCATTTCCACAAAAAGAACTATATACAAACATTTCATTTACGCTTGAAGAGGCACAGCATTGCGCGTTCATAGGAACAAGCGGAAGCGGCAAAAGCACATTGATCGATATCCTGATGGATCCGGAAAGATATTTGTACGATGGCAGGCTAGAGATAGACCCGGGTTGCAGAATCGGGTATGTAAGCCAGTTTTCCCAACCGGACAAAACTAAAGATACAACTGTTTTTGAATATATAGGGGAAGAATTTATTAAAATACAGAATGAAATAAATTCCATTTTGACTGAGATGGAAACATCATCGGATATGGATTCGCTGCTGGAAAAGTATCAATTGGCTCTAGACGCCTTCGATGCAATGGACGGGAATGATTACGAAAGCAATATTAATAAGAAGCTGAATTTGGCAAACCTCATGAAGCTAAAGGATGTTAGGGTATCCGACCTGAGCGGCGGGGAATTCAAGCTTATTCAAGTGATGAAGGAAATGCTGAATAGTCCGGACTTAATGATTATGGACGAGCCCGATGTATTTTTAGATTTTGACAACCTAAATGCGCTTAAGAATCTTATTAATACCCACAAAGGCATGCTGCTGGTGGTTACGCATAACCGATATCTGCTCAATCATTGCTTCAACAAAATCCTGCACCTTGAAAACATGGAGATCCAGGAGTTTGACGGGCGGTACATTGATTACAATTTCTCGTTGCTGCAAACCAAAATTGAACTGCAGGAGCTCACCATCGCTGAAGAGGAAGAAATTGCGAGAAACGAGAACATCGTCAATAATCTTAGGGCTATCGCCACTTATAATTCAGAAGCCTCCAGAGGGAAAGCGCTGAAAGCGCGGGTTAAATTTCAGGAAAGACTGGAAGCGCGCAGAATTAAAGCTCCATTCGTAGAGATTAAGCAGCCTGACATCCGTTTCGGTATCGGTAATGAATTGGAGGACAGCATTGTTATACATGTAAATGATTATAGCGTTGCCTTTGAAGAGCTGCTGTTAGAGAATGTTAACTTTGAGATCAAATCTACGGATAAAGTAGCTCTGATCGGTCCAAACGGCACCGGGAAAACGACATTACTCCGGGAGATTTTCAACAATAATCAGGATTCAATTGAAATACATGCGGATGCCAAAGTGGCTTATTTATCCCAGCTTCAAGGCGAAATTCTGAAGGATTCTAATACAATATTAGAGGAATTCATCGATGCCGGGATCGCAACCTATGATGAGATTAGATCGCATCTTTCAAGCTACGGCTTTGAAGGGGAAATCCTTGAGCAAAGAATAGAATCCTTATCCGGCGGCGAAAAAAATATGCTTCAGTTAGCTAAAGTTTCTGCCAGTAAAGCGAACGTACTGCTGCTTGATGAACCGACAAGCCATTTGGACACCTATACACAAATCGCACTGGAAAAAGCCATTCAAGACTATAAAGGTGCGATTCTCATGATTTCGCATGATTTCTATTCGGTGGTAAACGGGATGGACTATGTTCTGATCATTGATGGCAAGACGATTAGAAAGATGACGGTCAAGAAATTCAAAAAGATGATTTATGCCCGGCATTTCGATAAAGACTATCTGGAACTGGAACAAAATAAAAAAGCTGTTGAAACGAAAATCGAATTAGCTTTAAAAGCTACGGATTTCGAACTTGCACAAGGTTTGATGGATGAGCTGGAGGAGCTGATTAAGCAGCTGTAAACGGCCCTTGAAACCGAAACAGCGACTGCCACGGACAAGAAACGTCCTGGACGGTCGCTGTTTTATTTTAACTAAAGTATTCCGTTAGGGTAATATTCTTCGGAGAAATTTAATCCACTTCGGCTCATATGCTTCGCTAATTGGAATCCCTGTATAACAACTATGATACGGGTCCATTTCCCATAGCTTTAAAAGCCCCTCGGGAACTTCATACTTAATTATGGGAGAGCTACGGTCTGCCCTGCTATAATACTTATTGCATGCTACACAGTACATAATCTGTGATTCATCGGATGAATATGCATAAATATTAAGCTCTGTCTTACAGGCTTCGCATCGGCGTATCCGCTTGCGGTTTAGCCAATCAATGAATAGCTTCAGATGATCATCTCCCCGTAAAACAAGGATTATCCACCGCATATTTGTATCCCGTCGCGAAGCATAGCTTCTATGACACACCAACACTTCTCTTATCCAACTTTTTAAAAGCAGAGTATTCGCGATTCAATCTAATAAAATCTAAGATCAAATTGGCGCATTCGTCTGGTCTCAAAATTTCAGTATTTAGTTCAAGGTCATACTCATTAAAGCAATAAACTTGATCGTACTGTGAGATTGCTAATCCGCTCTCTCTATCTTCCCTTAGTTTTTCTCTCCTGATAAGTTCCTCTTTCGAGCAAGTTACTCCGACAAATAGTACAGGATGATCGATTAATAAACTTAGACATGTATTAAACCGCTCGTCATTATCATTTACTGTATCTACAACTACGTTCATCCCCTTTGCCGACATGAATTTAATTGTTGAATAGAATAAAGTAATCAATGGATCAATAATGATTTGGGCCGGAACTTGCACATCTTCTCCTTCGGCTGATTCAATACTTGTGTTAATAAAATCAATGTAGTCATGAAACAGCCCATTGAAAAAATTATCAATTGATAAATGATGGAATGAGACTTCATACTGATTTAATAATTCTGTCGATATGGAAGTCTTTCCGGAACTTGAAGTTCCATTTAGAAAAACTATGATCCCTTGCTTCAAAGTAATCATCCCTTCAAAAAATAATCATTGAGGATCTTACAGATAACGTCTTTTTTGCGAACATAGTAAAATTTGTATATCTAACATATTCGTGTAGTGTGTGAACAATCCTGCTCGTTAGCTTAATGAAAGTACCCGCCAGTCTATATACTTTATTTTCTTTGGCATCAGGGGGGTGCCTCAGTTCGAGTTACCTTCACGGAAGCACATTGTATTCGATTTTTCGCATACCTAAAAAAAGATCCCCATAATCCGGGATCCTTCGGTCTGCCAAATTCTGAATGGGCAGGTTAGCTCAGGCAAAGACAATATGCACCGTATGAATCTCATATGGTTTGAAATCAAGGCGGATGGCCGGTCCGTCCACCGCCCCGGTCTCCAGCGGGCGCTCCATCAGATCGCGCAGCTGCCAGGAGACGGCGGAGTAATCACTGCCGATATTCACCGTGCTGCGTGTTCCGGTATACTCATGCAGTCTGACGATGCATCCGCTGCCGTCCTCGGCCAGCTTGACGGCATCGACGGCAATGTTCGGGGCATCGCAGGTAATCAGCGACTTACCGTTACCGGCTGCATAGCCTCCTTCGACGGCGAGCAGCGGATTGTTCAGCGCCCACGCTTCCTGCACGGTGCCTGCCGCAGCCCAATCCCCCTTATGCGGAAGCAAGGCATACGTAAAGCGGTGCTCGCCCTGGTCAGCCAGCCGGTCCGGGCTGGTTGCCGATTTGATCAGTGACAGCCTCATCGTATGATCCTTGATGTCGTAGCCGTATTTGCAGTCATTCAGCAGGCTGACGCCATAGCCTCGCTCCGACAGGTCAGCCCACTGGTGTCCGACGCTCTCGAACCGGGCATAATCCCAGCTTGTATTCCAATGGGTCGGCCGCTTCACGTTGCCAAACTGGATATCATAGGTAGCTTCTGTAGCCCGCACGGCAACAGGGAATGCCGCCTTCAGCAGCTGATGCTGCTCATGCCAGTCGGCCAGGGTCTCGAAGTCAATCCGCGCGCTTCCGGCATATACCTTAACCTTCTGGATAATGGAGGAGTCCATATACTTCCACTTGAACTCAAGCACCGCCTGCAGAGGACCGCTTTCGGTCAGCCGGACAGATTGCAGATCAGTAATTTCCCGCATTTTCTCCTGGTAGAACAGATCGATATCCCAGGCATCATACATCTTCGGCTTATCCTCGAATACCTGCAGCAGATTGCCGCATTCGCCCGGTGCCAGCACCTCGCGCGCTTCTTTGCGGTCATAGATCCGGCTCAGTTGTCCGGCAGCATTCCACTCCAGAATGTAATAAGGGGTTGTCAGCGTTGAATCCTTCCAGGTAAAAGGAACGGTTGGTTCAGGCTTCTCTCCGGAAGCGTCAGGTTGTGCAGCGCGGATCACTGCACTGCCCATCGCCGGAACAGCTTCTACCTCCACCAGCCACTGACTTCCGGAGCGCTGGGCAGTCAGTGGCTTGCCTGCCGCATCTCTCCAGACGGCATTCTCTGCCCCGTGAGGTACGGCTGCCAGACGGGTACCCTCAAAGAGAGAACTGTTAAACAGCGTGTACTCCTTGTGTGACACGGTATCCGCCGGGTTATTTTCACCATCTGCCGCAGCAGGGCTATTAAGGTTGACGAGTCCATCAGCCGCTGCATCAAGGGCAGCCCGGCCCAGCTGCTCTGCTTCCGCATATTCCAGCCGTGAATCCTGATAGACCTCATGGATAGAGGAGCCGGGGATAATATCGTGGAACTGGTTACGCAGAATAATCTGCCAGCCTTCCAGCAGCGAT
This window encodes:
- a CDS encoding chloramphenicol phosphotransferase CPT family protein; the encoded protein is MKQGIIVFLNGTSSSGKTSISTELLNQYEVSFHHLSIDNFFNGLFHDYIDFINTSIESAEGEDVQVPAQIIIDPLITLFYSTIKFMSAKGMNVVVDTVNDNDERFNTCLSLLIDHPVLFVGVTCSKEELIRREKLREDRESGLAISQYDQVYCFNEYDLELNTEILRPDECANLILDFIRLNREYSAFKKLDKRSVGVS
- a CDS encoding AraC family transcriptional regulator — encoded protein: MHSANHTLKGEFFFRNNLLLYVNRATENYDLPLHSHDFMELTFVAEGKGFHYIGQKAQQTGKGQLYFIPVGVSHVFRPSSPSTLREPLVVYNCLFKPELLDNLTALIPDPPIASYLEQIRNHQLPAFSVTDLNGSIESLFLALHREYHLPQTGSGSYLLTLFIQLLVSIYRLGHDEVQFPLNKQTHFLQIMNYVNQEYAQEITLTSLSRSFDWSERHLQRLFKAHTGQTFHHYLQNIRIQKSCLLLVQQPQAPVQLVAEQAGYRDLKAFNQVFKRIIGTTPGSYRQAFSRKQREAQELEE
- a CDS encoding ABC-F family ATP-binding cassette domain-containing protein, whose amino-acid sequence is MIKAEQLSFSFPQKELYTNISFTLEEAQHCAFIGTSGSGKSTLIDILMDPERYLYDGRLEIDPGCRIGYVSQFSQPDKTKDTTVFEYIGEEFIKIQNEINSILTEMETSSDMDSLLEKYQLALDAFDAMDGNDYESNINKKLNLANLMKLKDVRVSDLSGGEFKLIQVMKEMLNSPDLMIMDEPDVFLDFDNLNALKNLINTHKGMLLVVTHNRYLLNHCFNKILHLENMEIQEFDGRYIDYNFSLLQTKIELQELTIAEEEEIARNENIVNNLRAIATYNSEASRGKALKARVKFQERLEARRIKAPFVEIKQPDIRFGIGNELEDSIVIHVNDYSVAFEELLLENVNFEIKSTDKVALIGPNGTGKTTLLREIFNNNQDSIEIHADAKVAYLSQLQGEILKDSNTILEEFIDAGIATYDEIRSHLSSYGFEGEILEQRIESLSGGEKNMLQLAKVSASKANVLLLDEPTSHLDTYTQIALEKAIQDYKGAILMISHDFYSVVNGMDYVLIIDGKTIRKMTVKKFKKMIYARHFDKDYLELEQNKKAVETKIELALKATDFELAQGLMDELEELIKQL